A region from the Vicia villosa cultivar HV-30 ecotype Madison, WI linkage group LG3, Vvil1.0, whole genome shotgun sequence genome encodes:
- the LOC131661329 gene encoding uncharacterized protein LOC131661329, producing the protein MQTSDQIDGEQSSPVQPADQEILTKRDYINFSSHPSLTKILHKQGDQEVLFADKVLKFTSSGKMKSRILLITDFAIYIVDPEIDSLKRRIALAAVDKICISKLNDNFLAVIIPTEYDLLVASARKIEIVTAFNEATRKASDYELEVVSSNRFEYNAQSDLVKEIEFEEVEGGVKTRILRK; encoded by the exons ATGCAGACGTCAGACCAGATCGACGGCGAACAATCTTCTCCGGTTCAACCCGCCGATCAAGAAATACTCACCAAGAGAGACTACATCAACTTCTCTTCTCACCCTTCTCTCACCAAGATTTTGCACAAACAAG GGGACCAGGAAGTTCTATTTGCAGATAAAGTTTTGAAGTTTACTAGCTCAGGGAAGATGAAAAGCCGCATTCTTTTGATTACTGATTTTGCCATTTACATTGTTGACCCGGAGATTGATTCTCTTAAGCGGAGGATAGCACTTGCAGCTGTTGATAAGATCTGTATAAGTAAACTAAATGATAATTTTTTGGCTGTTATAATTCCGACAGAGTATGATTTACTAGTTGCGAGTGCGAGGAAGATTGAAATTGTTACTGCTTTTAATGAAGCTACTAGGAAAGCTTCTGATTATGAACTTGAGGTGGTTTCTTCCAATAG GTTTGAGTATAATGCACAATCTGACTTGGTTAAGGAGATTGAATTTGAGGAAGTTGAAG GGGGTGTCAAAACAAGAATTTTGAGGAAGTGA
- the LOC131661330 gene encoding probable inactive receptor kinase At4g23740, with protein sequence MVLCCKDCGEGVSEPVKSKKKEASMKAKTSTSREKDDKIVFFADCNHLAFDLEDLLRASAEVFGKGVFGTTYRAALDDATTVVVKRLKDVAVGKKEFEQQMEVVGKIKHENVDPIRAYYYSKNEKLVLSDYYQQGSVSSMLHGKRGEGSSSSLDWASRLRIAIGTARGIAHIHAQPGNLVHGNIKASNIFLNSQGYGCVADIGLATLMRSVPLADSRVTGYRAPEVTDTRKATQSSDVYSFGVVLLELLTGKSPLYASDGEQVVDLVRWVKSVVKEEWTAEVFDVELWKYSNVEEEMVGMLHIGITCAVKKPHQRPQMSEVVKMMEGICPEKRSEVSTPTVCAT encoded by the exons ATGGTTCTGTGCTGCAAAGACTGTGGTGAAGGTGTAAGTGAACCTGTGAAATCCAAGAAAAAAGAAGCATCTATGAAAGCAAAAACTTCTACGAGTCGAGAAAAAGACGACAAAATCGTCTTTTTTGCCGATTGTAATCATCTTGCATTTGATCTTGAGGACCTTCTGAGAGCTTCTGCTGAGGTATTTGGAAAGGGTGTTTTTGGTACAACATATAGAGCTGCTTTAGATGATGCAACCACTGTGGTGGTCAAGAGATTGAAAGATGTTGCTGTAGGGAAAAAGGAGTTTGAACAACAGATGGAAGTTGTAGGTAAAATTAAGCATGAAAATGTGGATCCAATAAGAGCTTATTATTattcaaagaatgagaaactggTTCTTTCTGATTATTATCAACAAGGCAGTGTTTCTTCCATGTTGCATG GCAAAAGAGGTGAAGGAAGCAGTTCTTCTCTAGACTGGGCTAGCCGATTAAGGATCGCGATCGGTACAGCAAGAGGCATTGCTCACATCCATGCTCAGCCAGGAAATCTAGTTCATGGAAACATAAAAGCCTCAAACATTTTCCTCAACTCACAAGGATATGGTTGTGTAGCTGACATAGGTTTAGCAACATTGATGAGATCAGTACCTTTAGCAGACAGTAGAGTAACAGGATACCGCGCGCCAGAAGTAACCGACACGCGTAAAGCAACGCAGTCGTCTGATGTATACAGTTTTGGTGTCGTGTTACTTGAGCTTCTAACTGGGAAGTCACCTTTATATGCTTCAGATGGTGAACAAGTTGTTGACTTGGTTAGATGGGTGAAATCTGTTGTGAAAGAGGAATGGACTGCAGAGGTTTTCGATGTGGAGCTTTGGAAGTATtcaaatgtagaagaagaaatggTGGGGATGCTGCATATTGGGATAACTTGTGCAGTAAAAAAGCCACATCAGAGACCACAGATGTCTGAAGTTGTGAAAATGATGGAAGGGATTTGTCCTGAGAAAAGATCAGAAGTTTCTACTCCAACTGTTTGTGCAACTTAA